Proteins from a single region of Desulfovibrio sp. X2:
- a CDS encoding carboxymuconolactone decarboxylase family protein: MDAAEKAASTLAKMQQQAGNVFPNYLAFTKEISQFGPINHKTQELIHVACAMMSQCEMCISIHVQGAASNGATKEEIMQAAMLAISMGGSPKMMYMNYVFEELEDLFD; encoded by the coding sequence ATGGATGCAGCGGAAAAAGCGGCCAGCACGCTCGCCAAGATGCAGCAGCAGGCCGGCAACGTCTTTCCCAACTATCTCGCCTTCACCAAGGAGATCAGCCAGTTCGGCCCCATCAACCACAAGACGCAGGAACTCATCCACGTGGCCTGCGCCATGATGTCGCAGTGCGAGATGTGCATCTCGATCCACGTCCAGGGCGCGGCCTCCAACGGCGCCACCAAGGAAGAGATCATGCAGGCCGCCATGCTGGCCATCTCCATGGGCGGCTCGCCGAAGATGATGTACATGAACTACG
- a CDS encoding lipoate--protein ligase, whose amino-acid sequence MRYILNPSTDPGFNLAAEEWLLSESDSEVFMLWRNASAVIVGRNQNTLSQIDEAFVRKRNIPVIRRLTGGGAVFHDLGNVNFTFIALNRGTEGLDFLRFTTPVMEALRAMGVDCAFDGRNDLVIGGRKFSGNAQHIAGNRVLHHGTLLFASEIADISGALRVDPAKYRDKAVKSVAKRVTNIASHLPEPMDVRTFMDRLMDNVSGNVAGTVADNGQGRTVLAEEEMRAIEELAGRKYRTWEWNYGSSPDYGFTRSTRTPGGVVEVHMDVEAGTIRRIRLFGDYFGVRDVAGLEALLTGCRHDRQALAERLDGHLAEVPLDDYLRGVPLSAFLDCLF is encoded by the coding sequence ATGCGCTACATCCTCAATCCGTCGACAGACCCGGGCTTCAACCTCGCCGCCGAGGAGTGGCTGCTCTCCGAGAGCGATAGCGAGGTTTTCATGCTCTGGCGCAACGCGTCCGCGGTCATCGTCGGCCGGAACCAGAACACCCTGTCCCAGATCGACGAGGCCTTCGTGCGCAAGCGGAACATTCCCGTGATCAGGCGACTCACCGGGGGCGGCGCCGTGTTCCACGACCTGGGCAACGTCAACTTCACCTTCATCGCTCTGAACCGCGGGACCGAGGGTCTCGACTTCCTGCGCTTCACCACGCCGGTCATGGAGGCCCTGCGCGCCATGGGCGTGGACTGCGCCTTCGACGGCCGCAACGACCTGGTCATCGGGGGCCGCAAGTTCTCGGGCAACGCCCAGCACATCGCGGGGAACAGGGTGCTGCACCACGGCACGCTGCTCTTCGCCTCGGAGATCGCGGACATCTCCGGCGCCCTGCGCGTGGACCCGGCGAAGTACCGCGACAAGGCGGTCAAGAGCGTCGCCAAGCGCGTGACCAACATCGCGAGCCACCTGCCGGAGCCCATGGACGTGCGGACCTTCATGGACCGCCTGATGGACAACGTGTCGGGGAATGTCGCGGGTACTGTCGCGGACAACGGGCAGGGCCGCACCGTGCTCGCCGAGGAGGAGATGCGGGCCATCGAGGAGCTGGCCGGGCGCAAGTACCGCACCTGGGAGTGGAACTACGGCTCTTCCCCGGACTACGGCTTCACGCGCAGCACCCGTACCCCGGGGGGCGTGGTGGAGGTGCACATGGACGTGGAGGCGGGGACGATCCGCCGCATCCGCCTGTTCGGCGACTACTTCGGCGTGCGCGACGTGGCCGGGCTCGAGGCCCTGCTCACCGGCTGCCGCCACGACAGGCAGGCCCTGGCCGAGCGCCTGGACGGACACCTGGCCGAGGTGCCGCTCGACGACTACCTGCGCGGCGTGCCCCTGTCCGCGTTCCTGGACTGCCTGTTCTAG
- a CDS encoding bi-domain-containing oxidoreductase — protein MKQIICNSAGALIARMPRPVAQHGQVLVHVRYSMVSVGTELASLRPAPHPTLSVRDQVKNATSLASHYLGKAIRHPDKALRKMKSIAERQLHRARERLHPPAEARRPAPDSMAWVANNARSFENASGRLAMRLTSDTSEFGYQATLGPVTIPEGFWPLVQLRGTLRGGEVGMGITDGVGSAWLTTKTYPQGTFSDELACPAATGSFKLIVSNVGSRASVELDLDEVEISFLPRDDANRYHADTDDTGWNVGYSAAGEVVACGLGVTGFAVGDVVACCGAGIANHAEYISVPQNLACRLPAGCALREAATATVGSIALQGVRRAAPSLGERIAVIGLGLIGQMTAQLLTASGCTVLGMDLDSSRVERAKALGMSGGASSPEEFQKLVLQSTSGVGPDKVVITAATKSNAPLNLAMQIVREKGTVVIVGDVGLCPERPAFYRKEVNLLMSTSYGAGRYDRSYEAEGRDYPLPFARWTIKRNMQAFLEQIAAGRLSIDKLIDREVDVTQAPAAYKELAEAEGPLPLGVLLRYPSQAEEDEPVITLRGHRPLTDAPVKYALVGAGAFGTSMLAPQMARHPKIFQQAGVVSADAVRGGNYARAQGVPYLGSDPAAMAAREDIDLLVVATRHDQHARTVIAALAAGKHVFVEKPLATTWDELRLVDEAWRQSRALANPPLVMVGFNRRFSPAVQALQAALAGRSGPLQILYRLNGGFIAASHWIQTSEGGGRNIGEACHMYDVFRALSGAPVCSIQAAAVAPNGTRLQNDNFSACLTYDDGSQSTLTYTALGPKAGLPKERIEIFCDGEAYVIDDYRKLTRCSDGSILWEGDVDKGHARELALLGDALTSSGEAPIPFDEIVETTAVSLHIEDILHGRATAWEDATEECPPVDEGERHLA, from the coding sequence ATGAAACAGATCATCTGTAATAGTGCGGGAGCGCTCATTGCCCGCATGCCCAGACCCGTTGCCCAGCACGGCCAGGTCTTGGTGCACGTGCGCTATTCCATGGTCAGCGTCGGCACGGAGTTGGCGTCGCTTAGGCCCGCTCCGCACCCGACACTGTCGGTCCGTGACCAAGTCAAGAATGCGACGAGCCTCGCCAGCCATTATCTGGGAAAGGCCATCCGCCATCCGGACAAAGCGTTGCGCAAGATGAAGAGCATCGCCGAGCGCCAGCTTCACCGTGCCCGCGAGCGGCTGCATCCTCCAGCCGAGGCGCGCCGTCCCGCTCCGGACAGCATGGCCTGGGTCGCCAACAACGCGCGAAGCTTCGAAAATGCCTCGGGTCGCTTGGCAATGCGCTTGACCTCGGACACAAGCGAATTCGGCTACCAGGCGACACTCGGGCCGGTGACCATCCCCGAGGGTTTCTGGCCGCTCGTCCAACTGCGGGGCACTCTTCGCGGCGGAGAGGTCGGCATGGGCATCACGGACGGAGTGGGCTCGGCCTGGCTGACCACCAAGACCTACCCCCAGGGAACATTCTCCGACGAGTTGGCCTGTCCGGCGGCCACTGGCTCCTTCAAGCTCATCGTGAGCAATGTCGGCAGCCGGGCGAGCGTGGAGCTCGACCTCGACGAGGTGGAGATATCCTTCCTGCCCCGCGACGACGCGAACCGCTATCATGCGGACACGGACGACACCGGTTGGAACGTCGGCTATTCCGCGGCCGGCGAGGTGGTGGCCTGCGGCCTCGGCGTGACGGGATTCGCAGTGGGCGACGTTGTTGCCTGCTGCGGAGCAGGCATCGCCAACCATGCGGAATACATAAGCGTCCCCCAGAATCTCGCCTGCCGCCTGCCCGCTGGCTGCGCGCTCCGCGAAGCCGCCACCGCCACGGTCGGATCGATCGCCCTGCAGGGCGTGCGGCGCGCCGCGCCGTCACTGGGCGAGCGCATTGCGGTCATCGGGCTCGGGCTCATCGGACAGATGACGGCCCAACTGCTTACCGCGAGCGGCTGCACGGTCCTCGGCATGGACCTCGACTCCTCCCGCGTGGAGCGGGCGAAGGCCCTGGGCATGAGCGGCGGGGCAAGCAGCCCGGAGGAATTTCAGAAGCTGGTGCTTCAATCGACGTCCGGTGTCGGTCCGGACAAAGTCGTCATCACTGCGGCCACGAAATCGAACGCGCCGCTGAACCTCGCCATGCAGATCGTTCGCGAGAAGGGCACCGTGGTCATCGTGGGTGATGTCGGGCTCTGCCCCGAGCGTCCGGCATTCTACCGCAAGGAAGTCAACCTGCTCATGAGCACCTCCTACGGGGCCGGCCGCTATGACCGGAGCTACGAAGCCGAAGGACGGGACTACCCCCTGCCCTTCGCCCGCTGGACCATCAAACGGAACATGCAGGCCTTTCTGGAACAGATAGCCGCCGGTCGCCTCTCCATAGACAAGCTCATCGATCGTGAGGTCGACGTGACCCAGGCGCCCGCGGCATACAAGGAGCTGGCCGAGGCCGAAGGGCCGTTGCCGCTCGGCGTCCTGCTGCGCTATCCGTCGCAGGCCGAGGAGGACGAGCCCGTCATCACCTTGCGCGGCCACCGTCCCCTGACAGATGCGCCGGTCAAATACGCCCTGGTCGGCGCCGGCGCCTTCGGCACGTCCATGCTGGCGCCGCAAATGGCCCGACACCCGAAAATCTTCCAGCAGGCCGGCGTGGTCAGCGCGGATGCCGTCCGCGGCGGCAACTACGCCAGGGCGCAGGGCGTGCCTTATCTCGGTTCCGATCCGGCGGCCATGGCAGCCCGTGAAGACATCGATCTCCTGGTCGTGGCCACGCGCCACGACCAGCACGCCCGGACCGTTATAGCGGCCCTTGCGGCCGGCAAGCACGTCTTCGTGGAAAAACCCCTGGCCACGACCTGGGACGAACTGCGGCTCGTCGACGAGGCATGGAGGCAAAGCCGCGCCCTCGCGAACCCTCCCCTGGTCATGGTGGGCTTCAATCGCCGCTTCTCACCGGCCGTTCAGGCCCTGCAGGCGGCTCTGGCCGGCCGATCCGGGCCGCTCCAGATCCTCTATCGCCTGAACGGCGGATTCATTGCGGCGTCGCATTGGATCCAGACCTCAGAAGGCGGCGGGCGCAACATAGGCGAGGCCTGCCACATGTACGACGTCTTCCGGGCATTGAGCGGCGCGCCGGTGTGCTCCATCCAGGCCGCGGCCGTCGCTCCGAACGGAACCCGCCTGCAGAACGACAATTTTTCGGCCTGCCTGACATACGACGACGGTTCCCAATCCACGCTGACGTACACGGCGCTCGGCCCCAAGGCCGGACTGCCCAAGGAGCGCATCGAGATCTTCTGCGACGGCGAGGCCTATGTCATCGACGACTACCGGAAACTCACGCGGTGTTCGGACGGCTCGATCCTCTGGGAAGGCGACGTGGACAAGGGCCACGCCCGGGAACTCGCCCTGCTGGGAGATGCCTTGACGTCCAGCGGCGAGGCTCCCATTCCTTTCGACGAGATTGTGGAGACGACAGCGGTATCATTGCATATAGAGGATATCCTCCACGGCCGCGCCACCGCATGGGAAGACGCCACCGAGGAATGCCCCCCCGTCGATGAGGGAGAGAGGCATTTGGCATAG
- a CDS encoding methyltransferase domain-containing protein produces MPFDMERQGALRLDAPGAYLRLDYWARISSGGSYGHTCYVAHELNRARPGLTCYMAHGYDLLATLGVQQEIVPVQHPTCSALDLLTQGFSVLPWLESALTQKRPSFIYERIVLGNPCGALLSKRLHIPYIVEYNGSEFEMSRSFGSGPMEMEQELQQVEDWALRQATVITVVSDIIRDGLVAQGIPPERILVNPNGVDTEAYRPATTAEKAAERASLGFSPEDRVICFSGTFGGWHGVDVLAAGMPRILARSPRARFLLIGDGNFRHLVDEAIATHGLRDKVTCTGRVPQAEGARLYRAADIFVSPHSRNMASTPFFGSPTKLFEYMGMGGGIVASDLEQIGQVLRPAFLHTEISASPDVADERAVLCPPGDVAAFVDAVCALAENPALSEALGRNARAAAAGEFSWERHVTRLWRFAGGDADASWEHPSPARQPASQASSEAPMSASSVDPATSSATTATTAPDTRRTECPGEEAMDGIARRHAQDQWNTNPCGALGQVDCESLDYFLAVERARYAEQDWMRSVVPFADFAGKEVLEIGVGHGTDLVQFAAHGAHCHGIDITDRHMELTRRNFALRGYDVDIRRSDATRICHPDASFDCVYSFGVIHHIPEADTVFAECLRVLKPGGVLFVGMYNFWSVYHFVSKLWYNGIRQGNLRRLGYDGLLATIESGADGIDIKPYVKLYSRAELARRIRKAGFRIELSGGAQLKPSHFFAPGPCIERCWPLIKRMERHWGWYVYAMGRKDSQ; encoded by the coding sequence GTGCCCTTCGACATGGAGAGGCAAGGAGCCCTGCGGCTGGACGCTCCCGGAGCCTACCTGCGGCTCGACTACTGGGCCAGGATCAGTTCGGGAGGCAGCTACGGCCACACCTGCTACGTGGCCCACGAGTTGAACAGGGCCCGCCCCGGCCTTACCTGCTACATGGCCCATGGCTATGATCTGCTCGCGACGCTTGGCGTGCAGCAGGAAATCGTCCCGGTGCAGCATCCCACCTGCTCGGCGCTGGATTTGCTGACCCAGGGGTTCTCCGTTCTCCCCTGGCTCGAGAGCGCCCTGACCCAAAAGCGCCCCTCCTTCATCTACGAGCGCATCGTCCTGGGCAACCCCTGCGGCGCGCTCCTCAGCAAGCGACTCCATATCCCTTACATCGTCGAGTACAACGGTTCTGAATTCGAGATGAGCCGCAGCTTCGGCTCCGGTCCCATGGAGATGGAGCAGGAGCTGCAACAGGTCGAAGACTGGGCGCTCAGGCAGGCCACGGTCATAACGGTTGTCTCGGACATCATCCGCGACGGTCTCGTCGCTCAGGGCATCCCGCCCGAACGCATCCTGGTCAACCCGAACGGGGTGGACACCGAGGCCTACCGCCCGGCGACGACGGCGGAGAAGGCGGCCGAGCGTGCGTCACTTGGTTTTTCGCCCGAGGACAGGGTGATCTGCTTTTCCGGCACTTTCGGAGGATGGCACGGCGTGGACGTCCTCGCAGCGGGCATGCCCCGGATTCTCGCCCGTTCCCCGCGCGCCCGCTTCCTGCTCATCGGTGATGGGAACTTCCGCCACCTCGTCGATGAAGCCATTGCCACGCACGGCCTGCGGGACAAAGTCACATGCACCGGCCGCGTGCCGCAGGCGGAGGGCGCGCGGCTTTACCGGGCGGCGGACATCTTCGTCTCTCCGCACTCGCGCAACATGGCCTCCACCCCCTTCTTCGGCTCACCTACCAAGCTTTTCGAATACATGGGCATGGGCGGAGGCATCGTCGCCTCCGACCTGGAACAGATCGGGCAAGTGTTGCGCCCGGCCTTCCTGCACACGGAGATCTCCGCGTCGCCAGACGTTGCCGACGAGCGGGCGGTCCTCTGTCCCCCTGGGGATGTGGCGGCATTCGTCGACGCAGTCTGCGCCCTGGCGGAAAATCCGGCGCTGAGCGAAGCCCTGGGCAGAAACGCCCGCGCAGCCGCAGCCGGGGAGTTCAGCTGGGAGCGTCATGTGACCCGCCTCTGGCGTTTCGCCGGAGGCGACGCCGACGCGTCGTGGGAACATCCCTCCCCTGCCCGGCAGCCCGCGTCGCAGGCCTCCTCCGAAGCGCCAATGTCCGCCTCTTCCGTCGATCCCGCCACGTCATCCGCGACAACCGCGACGACCGCCCCAGACACGAGGCGGACAGAGTGTCCTGGTGAAGAGGCCATGGACGGCATCGCGCGGCGGCACGCTCAGGACCAGTGGAACACCAATCCTTGCGGTGCGCTGGGGCAGGTGGATTGCGAGAGTCTCGACTATTTCCTCGCTGTGGAGCGGGCGCGCTATGCGGAGCAGGACTGGATGCGCAGCGTGGTCCCCTTTGCCGACTTCGCGGGCAAGGAGGTCCTCGAGATCGGCGTCGGCCACGGCACGGACTTGGTGCAATTCGCGGCTCATGGAGCGCATTGCCACGGCATCGACATCACCGATCGCCACATGGAACTCACGCGACGCAACTTCGCCCTACGAGGCTACGACGTGGACATCCGCAGGTCCGACGCCACGCGAATCTGCCATCCGGACGCATCGTTCGACTGCGTATACAGCTTCGGCGTCATCCACCACATTCCGGAGGCGGATACCGTCTTCGCCGAGTGCCTGCGGGTCCTCAAGCCCGGCGGGGTGCTGTTCGTGGGTATGTACAATTTCTGGTCGGTCTACCATTTCGTCTCCAAGCTCTGGTACAACGGCATCCGCCAGGGCAATCTCCGTCGACTCGGATACGACGGCCTCCTGGCGACAATCGAATCAGGAGCGGACGGCATCGACATCAAGCCCTACGTCAAACTGTACAGCCGCGCTGAACTGGCACGGAGAATCCGCAAGGCGGGTTTCCGCATCGAACTTTCAGGCGGCGCGCAACTCAAGCCCTCGCACTTTTTCGCCCCCGGTCCGTGCATTGAACGCTGCTGGCCGCTTATCAAGCGCATGGAACGGCATTGGGGATGGTATGTCTATGCCATGGGACGCAAGGACAGCCAATGA